TTCTCTTCCACAGCAGAAGGAGCCACCAGCGCTAGGCCCTATGGAGACACGCTCTGCAGAGGAAGATGTGGATCCAGATCAGAGGAAGAACCGTAGTGTCCGCGAGCGTCGCCGGGAGGGACGCTACAAAACCTTTGACTGGGCTGATTTTAGCCGCCATCAGCACCACCAGGGAGTAGAGAAGGAGGCGGAGCCCAGTGGACAGTCGCGTCCTGTGGTAGGATGGGACAACGCTGACGGCGGCAGCCCATCAccagtctcctctgcctcctctctggtTGCCTCTAACGCCTGCTCCTCCTCGTACTCTTCTCAGTGCCTCAGGGACACTGTAGCTTCACAAGAGGCAGAGGTGCTACAAAGGGGGGCAGGTCCAACCATGCTACCCCAGGCTCCATTCACGGCCACACCCCTAGAGGAAAGAAGTGTTGCTGGGACCAAAACACCCACAACACTAGTTCATGCTCAAAATAAGGTTTTTGAAAAAAGGACAATTTCTGAGGTGGACAACAGCTCCACCTCTTCTATACCAGAGCTGCCCATTGGTTGTGGTGATGACGATGTCACGGGCCACACCCCTAGTGATGTCCCTAGCGTTGCCCTTGGTGATGGCTTTGGCAACACTCCAAGCCCCACCCCTTGTGATGGCACTGCCGGTGTACGGGTGGAGGTGGTGATAGAGCAGCAAGTGGCTTCCACactgctgagagaggagaggtgggttcCCATCAATAACTCTGACGAAACCAAAGAAGAGACGGTGCAGCAGTCCTATGAACAGCAGGCTGAAGAGGTGAGCtagagtatgtgtgtgtaacgATGTGTTAGGAGTGTGATTTAAGTTACTGTGGCTTGtttgtgagtgtatgtatgtgtgtgtttgaggatgCATTTGTGTGTCTTCaggcatgtgtgtgtttctctctgtgtgtgtgtgtgtgggtttgagcatgtttctgtgtgtgtgccctcAGCTGGAGCAGACCCAGAGAGAGTTGTCCAGACTCCAGCAGGTGAACATCAGTCTGCAGCAACAGCTGCAGCAGGAGAGGGAACGCTCCAGGGAGAACCGCCTACTACAGGTCAGACCATACCTGTAGCTGAATTGGGTCAAATACATAAGTCAAGTACTTTATAATACTTAAGGTACGCTTGGTTTAGCTTCCCCGTAACAATGGAACCAAATCTCCCATCAATCTCTTTTAGAATGGCCTACCCACATCTTTCAACCAGTCCTCCTCCGCACAGTCATGCGCGTGGCAGCGTCTTCAGAAGCTGAACCAGGACCTGCGCTTCGAGCTGGAGTCCCAGAGGAGGAGCCAGGAGGAGGCGCGTGAGGCTGAACTACAGCGGAGGGCCGAGTTCATCGCCTTGCAGGCGCGGGCGTTAAGCGCAGGGGAGGCTGCAGCCTTGGCACGCTCAGAGCTGCAGCAGGAGCGTCAGAGCGCTCGGAAGCAGCGGGAGGAGGGGGAGCACGAACACCTGCAGGAGTTGGAGTGTTTGCGCCAGCGACTACAAGAGGTGTCATCCCAGATGAGAGCAAAAGAGGAGGCACAGGCCGAGAAGGAGGTGCGCCTGCAGAAGCACCTGGGCCTCCTGCAGGAGAGCCAGGACAGGGAACGCAGAAGCCTGGGGGCCAACCTGGCCCAGGCGGAGCGCCGTTCTCAGGACCTGCAGGAGCAGCTGCAAAAGGCTGAGCAGCAAGCGGAGACATTGTGGAAGGGGCAGGGTCAGCCGTGGgccagggaaggagaggtggcggAGGCTCAGCAGCAGCTGCAGGAGGAGTTGGCCCGCACGCTGGCGGCTATAGGGAGGCtacagggggagggggagcagCTGGAGAGACGCTGCCAAGACCTGCAGAACCAGCTGGCCGAGGCAGACGGGGAGGTGCTTCAGCTGCAGAGACGCCTACAGACGGAGGAAACTGACTACTACAACCTGGAGCACTCCTACGAGAGTGTTTCAGAGGAGCTACAGCGGGCCCTGGGACAGGCGCAGGAGAGGGAGGTGGCAGCCAGTGATGCCATGGAGGACTACAAGAGGCTGCTGGACAGGAAGGAGCGGGAGCTGAGTGAAGCCTTGGTTAAGATGGCTGCCCTTGGGAGCAGCCTGGAAGAGACGGAGCTGAAACTGAGTGAGGTGAAGGAAGCATGCACCTGttgttcctctcttcctctcttcaaagTGACTGACAACAGACTGAATATCAAATCCAGCGGTCTGAATTCACGGGAAACCCAGATCATCCACCACTCCTACAATACAGACGGAGGACAGACAAATAGCAACAGCGTCCCTGCCATAAGCCACTCCGGACCTGGCTCATGTTCTGTCGACCCGGCCTACCAGTACATCGTTACGGCTGGAGATGATCCGGACAGGTTCATGTCAGTGATCCAGGTCCTGGAGACCAAGCTGTATGTGACAGAGGAGAAATTGAGAGACATCACCCAGAGGCTGGAGGAGCCACAAGGTCAGTGGTGCAGCAGTGCAGCCACCGACCCCCACGTCCTCTCCCAGCTCACCCAGAGCCGGGCCGCTACCCAGCGGCTTAGCCTCTTTCTTCACAACCAGGCCAAGCAGAGCAGGCGCTTCGCCCTGGAAACAGAGGGCCGAACCAGGGTGCTGGGTGGGCAGTGTCAGGCGGCCCTGGCCAGTGTGCAGGCCTGCAGAGAGAGGATCCAAGCCCTGCTGAGGAGGAACCCTGGTGAAGGTAGCAACCCTGACCTAGAAGCCGAGCTCGGTGCCCTGGAGATGCAGCTGGTCACTGCTGCCGCCTGCCTCAGGCAAGGAGGAATAATTGCCGATGAGCAATGGCACGAGTGCCACCGAGctcagagggaggaggaagacttGATTGATGACAAGACACTATCAGAGGACAAGGTTGAGCAAATGAGCACAGGCACGTATGCTCCAATGTCATGCCCCGAAGGAGAGGAAGCTGGAATGAAAACATTGGGTAGAGCTTTAGCCCTGGAAGCGTCTACGTTGGAGAAGATGGCGTCGGCAATGCAGAGCCAAGATACATTATTTTGCCAGAATGAAGCCCTCCTTGGTGGAGAAGAAGGTGACTCGGCACACATGTATGCTGACGTGCTTTTGAAAAGGATGGCCCTCGGAATGGATTGTAGGGAACCACTAGGTGGCGACACTGAGTCGGAGGAGAGCGCCATTGGCAGGGTCTGTACCAGAGCAGAGTTAGCTTACATCTCTCTAACCTTACACTTACAGCATCGCTACCAGGGAGAGCCGATACAAGAAGAACTGCACTCTGACAACCCGACCAGGGAGCAGCTATGGCGTAGCTCTCAGTCAGAGGAACAGTGTGGTGGCGCTGGGGATAACAATCTGAGCTCTGGTAAGGCCAGGGGTCTGGCTGATGTCAGTCCTCCAGAGCTGGCTCCTTATGAGGAACAGGTCCAGTTGAAGTCCAAAGGCCTCACAAACATCCTGCTGGAGAGGATCCAATCAGTCTGGAGTGGGGACAAGACAGAGAAACAACACGACTGGACAGAAAGACTTGCAGTCCAGCTGAGGAAAAGGGCCAAGGTCTtgcaccaactctgtcaggagatCCCCAGCAGCAGTGGCTCAAAGGGGGAGAGTAGTGCGGCGAAAGGTAGACGCTGGTTGGATGACCCGGACTCTGTTGCAACCCTGGACTTGACCCTGTACTGGCCGGAGGTGCTGGTCCAGTCCCAGGTGACCTACGTGGCATGCCGCCTGCAGCTGGATCACGAACAGGAACTGCAGCAGTGCAAGGGGGCATTCGACAGCCTAGTGGCGCTGTGTCAGGAGCAAGAGGCCATGCTCAGCAAGGACCGCCGCACTTTTAGCCTCGCCCTGTCACGACTGCAGGAGGACAGCCAGGCCCTCAAGGAGAAGCTGGAGCAGGTGGAGCAAGGGAGGGCCACAGCAGAGAGCGAGACCCGGCGTAAGGTGGGTGTACTCCTAGCTGATATCGAGAGCATCGAGGATCACCACGAGGAGCAAGTACAGAAGCTGGAGGAGGAGTTCCAAGGGAAGATGCAGGAGCTCCAGAAGATCCACGAGGAGGAAATGATACGTCTGCACAGCCACCATGCTCAGTCTACCTGTGCTGCAACAGTTGCACAACAAGAGTCCCGCTCATCACAGACCACCCCTAACACTACTCCCGAAAAAGCCACCTTCTACCCAGACTTCACCTTGGATTCCACCCTGCCTGCAGATAAACTTAATCTGGATGGAGCCTGCAAAATAGACATGGTGTCTATGGAAACAATGAAGAAACGAATCCATGTGCTTGAGACGCAGGTAAACACCATGAAAGATGAGGCGGGGAGACGGAATCTGGAAGGGGATGAAGTTGCCATGAAGGAAGCTTATCAGAGAGACCTTGAAAACATCAAGGTACAACACAACCCCACTCAAATACCCAATACATTTACACAAACACATTGActtatgtacagtgcctttggaaagtattcatacctatgactttgtccacattgtgttacattatagcattattctaaaatgtattaaatagtttttcccctcatcaatctacacacaataccccataacaacaaatcaaaaactgttttttagaatttttgcaaatgtattaaaaatttaaactgaaatatgacatttacataagtattcagaccctttactgagtactttgttgaagtacttCGGCAGTGATttcagcattgagtcttcttgggtatgacgctacaagcttggcacacctgtattaggggagtttcttccatttttATTTGCAGATagtctcaaactctgtcaggttggatgggtagcgttactgcacagctattttcacgtctctccagagatgttcaatcgggttcaagtccgggctcttgctgggccactcaagtacattcagagacttgtcccgaagccactcctgcgttgtcttggctatgtgcttatggtagttgtcctgttggaaggtgaacgtccaccccagtctgaggtcctgagcactctggagcaggttttcatcaaggatctctgtactttgctgtgttcatctttccctcagtcctgactagtctcccagtccctgctgctgaaaaacatccccacagcatgatgctgccaacacaatgcttcaccgtagggatgatgccggctttcatccagacgtgacgcttggcattcaggccaaagggttcaatcttggtttcatcagaccagagaattttgtttctcatggtctgagagcctttatgtatgtttgtcttttactgagaagtggcttccgtctggccactctaccataatggcctgattggtggcatgctgcagagatggttgtccttctagaaggttctctgacagagctccagagtgacaaccgggttcttggtcacctccctggcccttctcccctgattgctcagtttggctgggcagccagctctgggaagaatcttggtggtccttctatttaagaatgatggaggccactgttcttggggaccttcaatgctgcagacattttttgataaccttccccagatatgtccttcaacacaatcctgtctcggagctctatggacaattcctttgacctcatggcttggttattgctttgacaactgtgggaccttatatagacaggtatgtgcatttccaaatcatgtccaatcaattgaatttaccacaggtggactctaatcaagttggagaaacatctcaaagatgatctatggaaacaggattcacctgtgctcaatttcgagtctcatagcaaagggtctgaaaacgtatgtaatcaaggtatttctgttttttatttgtaataaattagcaatttctacaaacctgttttcccttttgtcattatggggtattgtgtgtagatggcggatatttaaaaaaaatatttaatcacttttagaataaggctgtaatgtaacacaatctggaaaaagtcaaggggtctgaatactttctgaaggcactgtaaatgctaATGCTTTGATATACATCAGTACCAACATCATACCAAATACTCCATAAAAGCAGGTGTTAAAAACTATACACATGTAAGTGTGAAATTCATACCCTGCAGGTTTCCTGTGAGCGTGGCTTCACTGCCATGGAGGAGGTACACCAGAAGCTGGTGGGGGATCTGCAACGGCAGCACCAGAGGGAGGTGGCCACGCTCCTGCAGGAGAGAGACTGCCtactggaggaggagacagccgCCACTGTCGCAGGTAAAACATCTGTCCCATGTTCTGTAGCCAAACATGGTTGAAAGTTAATGATTCAAATGAATAGAGTCAACATGATTCCTTAGAGTGGCATGTTTGTTCCACTTAGCATATTTCCATCTGAATGTTTCACATCGTTGTGTCCTGCTGAACATGCCCCTTGAAgtgggatggggggggggcagcatGTGGCAACATGTCTGTTCACTTCCTGTGTTTGTGGCCTGTGTGTAGCGATCGAGGCAATCAGGAATGCTCATCGGGAGGAGCTGGAAAGGAGTCAGAGTGGAGGGAGCTCTGACATCACGGACCTTCCCTCCCAGTATGAGTGAGTGACtatgtgtgtgtaaaataaatCTGGCTTGCCTACTACTTACTTAAATTGCATACTAGAACGCAGTGTTTACTCAAAACAAATACAGCAAGCAACAAATATCATCATACTAGGCTCATCCTACTGAGAATCCATCATCTAATGCACAATTGCGTTGATTCCCACCATTCATGAATTTTGGTACAGTGTGTCTCCTCAgctgattatcagctgttgtcaaacacaCGTTTCTAAAGACAATTCTCTTCCTTAATAGTGtacagtgaattctactagacgAGAAGCTGAAATGAGtatgacatcctggcatttaaagcaCTACATTTTCCAAATTTAACATActataaaactttatttgtttGCATACCCAAAATGCCTACTATTTAGAACGCACATATGGTTATTCGGACACTGCCAcagtgtatatgagtgtgtgcaaaagctgtcatcaaggcaaagggtgaatactttgaagaatctcaaatataaattagattgtttttggttactacgtgattccatttgtgttatttaatcgttttgatgtcttcattattattctacattgtagaaaatagtaaaaataaagaaaaaccctggaatgagtaggtgtgtccaaacgtttgactgagACTGTATGTCCCTTTCTCATCTGGGTGTTTTTTGTATTCATGCACCTGGCTttttgaaagtgtgtgtgtgcatgcctgcactgtgtgtgtgtgtgtgagtgttacaTGTTTGTTTCAATGCAAAGTACATGCACCTTTGTATAACTGCCGACTTTCCCCTTTGCCCCATCGTCCAGGGTTGAGCTGCGGTCTCTGCACAGGGAGCTGGAGGTGTTGTCGGGCCAGTACTCCCAGAAATGTCTGGAGTGCGCCCAGCAGAATCAGGCCCTGGAGGCCGAGAGACAGGCCCTGCTACAGTGCCAGAGGGAGAACCAGGTGCTCAGCATCCACAAGCAGGCAAGACACCACCAGACACCCATATAGTACACTGCATGTACTCGCCCAGTGTGCCAATTTAGATCAATGACCACCAGACCTGGGTTGCATTTATTTGGCAGACCTGTGTTGAGTTCGAATACTGGGTCTGACAGGAAAAAAAAATCTTCTGTGAAGTGGCCTGGCAACAGGAGGCCCATTGGCCCCAGGGTTCCGGTCTCGAAGCATGCTTTCGACTGTACCTACAAGCCAGCTTTGGTGTTGCAGTTTAATTTAAGTTGGGCCCAAAAAGACAATTCCAATAGGGAAGTAAAATACAACAATTCCGAATCATCATCTTTGTGAACAGCTACAATTATTTGAGTAATTCAATGGATGTAGTAATTCAACTCGATAATTCGATTTTCATGCTTGTTTTACTATTTAAAAGTGGAAAATCCTGAAGTTGATGGGTTTATTGGTCCTCTCACCACCCTCTGGAAGTCACCCTTTGAGTTTGGTCAGCAACACGTGACAACGGAAGACCCTCTGAGTGAGTTGGTAGGGGCAATTGAGTGGTTTCGAATTCACCGATTCCCACTGGCCTCAAAGAGAAAAAAACTATCTGCCCTACCTtccagctagctaactagcaaagGACACAGTTATCTAGCCATATATAGCTGGCTAATGGCTTCACCGAGAAGAAGAAAGACTACAACCTTCAAATCAATGGTCGATGTGTGTCGCACTTGCGTGGAAAACTATCCCAATAAGACTTACAAACACAATCTCTTTATAAGACAAGTGGTGGAAGGTGCTGATGATGATTGGTAGATTGATGATTCATTGGTAGATTAAAGGGGAACCGCACATTTCTGAGATTTGTCAAAGTACCTAAACCTCTGACTCAGTTTTGGACTGGCTATCACAGTGCACAGCTGTCTCACTCTATTAGAGCTAAGTAGAGCTATGTCCCAGCTGCGCCCCTCTGCCTCACTGCAGCACTACAATGCTCTAGATATAACTTGGTGGAATAACACAGATCTATGAAAAAATACACATACTATCACAGTGAACATGATTTTTTTCTTCGGGTAACCCCAATCGGTTGTGAGATATGGCATATACAGtgacttcggaaagtattcagaccccttgacttattcaacattttgttacagctttattctaaaatgtttgtttttttaaactcagcaatctatacacaataccccataataacgaAAACAGgttctcgaaattgagctcaggtgcatcctgtttccgttgatcatccttgagctgtttctacaactagattggagtccacctgttgtaaattcaattgattggacatgatttggaaaggcaatacgacctgtctatataaggtcccacagttgacagtgcatgtcagattaaaaaccaagccatgagttctaagaaattgtctgtagagcttcgagacaggattgtgtcgaggcacagatctgaagaatggtaaccaaaacatttctgcagcattgaaggtccccaagaacacagtggcctacataattcttaaatggaagaactggaaccaccaagactcttcctagagctggcttcccagccaaactgagcagtcggggaagaagggccttggtcagggtggtgaccaagaacccaatggccaCTATGACCAAGTTCTAGAGTTCCTCtctggagatggaagaaccttccttccagaaggacaaccaactctgcagcactctaccaatcaggccttaatggtagagtagccagacggaagccaatcctcagtaaaaggcacatgaaagcccacttggagtttgccaaaaggcacctaaacacactcagaccatgagaaacaagattctctggtctgatgaaaccaagtgtgaactctttggcctgaatacaaagtgtcagTCACATCTAgagggaacctggcaccatccctacagatgagaatggtggcggcagcagcatcatgctgtggggatgtttttcagctgcagggactgggagactagtcaggaaaagataaacggagcaaagcacagagtggtccttgatgaaaacctgctccagagcgctcaggacctcagcctgggtcaaaggtttaccttccaacaggtttaccttccaacaggacagcgaccctaagcacacagccaagacaatgcaggagtggcttcgggacaagtttctgaatgttcttgagtggcccaaccagagcccggacttgaaccagatcgaacatctctgaggagacctgaaaatagctgtacagcaatgctccccatccaaactaACAGTTctagagaggatctgcagagtagaatggaagaaactccccaaatacaggtgtgccaagcttttagcgtcatacccaagaagactcaaggctgcaattgctgccaaaggtggttcaacaaagtactgagtaaatgttctgaatacttatggaaatgtccTATTtaattcaatt
The sequence above is a segment of the Oncorhynchus gorbuscha isolate QuinsamMale2020 ecotype Even-year linkage group LG16, OgorEven_v1.0, whole genome shotgun sequence genome. Coding sequences within it:
- the LOC124000900 gene encoding plectin-like isoform X4 gives rise to the protein MSRKQNRWQEALVVYPKTHKLTQKKKRKVDTPTSQEPGPARVAVTSGVDQLGISRKNTVSIKSNSSATRGSAGSANGSYSSCPSCSISKSASSKSSDSVSGSTNRHGSACKAMVEKTPTGRSWRCQEEQQQRIGGGRRTLPSSRSSPSISTSSSLCSLSPSMSGSASLDQLSQTISRDDAQQFLLHSGPKSRAESGCSSLEKNIPATDSWQPSLSLSSVSPRDPLRRSQVMDQLEGDHVDNMDTSSSSDPTSSSSSFSNTTSQTRHSRMQISKKQEALESALKRSAPDVSRPTMPCYRRSKSLDRRAAEATATTATPDLNFKKGWMTRLTDKGQWKKHWFVLTDQTLRFYRDIVAEEAADLDGEINLSTCYDITDYPVQRNYGFQIHTAEGAFTLCAMTSGIRRNWVQAVMKNVRHNVALVVTSSLPQQKEPPALGPMETRSAEEDVDPDQRKNRSVRERRREGRYKTFDWADFSRHQHHQGVEKEAEPSGQSRPVVGWDNADGGSPSPVSSASSLVASNACSSSYSSQCLRDTVASQEAEVLQRGAGPTMLPQAPFTATPLEERSVAGTKTPTTLVHAQNKVFEKRTISEVDNSSTSSIPELPIGCGDDDVTGHTPSDVPSVALGDGFGNTPSPTPCDGTAGVRVEVVIEQQVASTLLREERWVPINNSDETKEETVQQSYEQQAEELEQTQRELSRLQQVNISLQQQLQQERERSRENRLLQNGLPTSFNQSSSAQSCAWQRLQKLNQDLRFELESQRRSQEEAREAELQRRAEFIALQARALSAGEAAALARSELQQERQSARKQREEGEHEHLQELECLRQRLQEVSSQMRAKEEAQAEKEVRLQKHLGLLQESQDRERRSLGANLAQAERRSQDLQEQLQKAEQQAETLWKGQGQPWAREGEVAEAQQQLQEELARTLAAIGRLQGEGEQLERRCQDLQNQLAEADGEVLQLQRRLQTEETDYYNLEHSYESVSEELQRALGQAQEREVAASDAMEDYKRLLDRKERELSEALVKMAALGSSLEETELKLSEVKEACTCCSSLPLFKVTDNRLNIKSSGLNSRETQIIHHSYNTDGGQTNSNSVPAISHSGPGSCSVDPAYQYIVTAGDDPDRFMSVIQVLETKLYVTEEKLRDITQRLEEPQGQWCSSAATDPHVLSQLTQSRAATQRLSLFLHNQAKQSRRFALETEGRTRVLGGQCQAALASVQACRERIQALLRRNPGEGSNPDLEAELGALEMQLVTAAACLRQGGIIADEQWHECHRAQREEEDLIDDKTLSEDKVEQMSTGTYAPMSCPEGEEAGMKTLGRALALEASTLEKMASAMQSQDTLFCQNEALLGGEEGDSAHMYADVLLKRMALGMDCREPLGGDTESEESAIGRVCTRAELAYISLTLHLQHRYQGEPIQEELHSDNPTREQLWRSSQSEEQCGGAGDNNLSSGKARGLADVSPPELAPYEEQVQLKSKGLTNILLERIQSVWSGDKTEKQHDWTERLAVQLRKRAKVLHQLCQEIPSSSGSKGESSAAKGRRWLDDPDSVATLDLTLYWPEVLVQSQVTYVACRLQLDHEQELQQCKGAFDSLVALCQEQEAMLSKDRRTFSLALSRLQEDSQALKEKLEQVEQGRATAESETRRKVGVLLADIESIEDHHEEQVQKLEEEFQGKMQELQKIHEEEMIRLHSHHAQSTCAATVAQQESRSSQTTPNTTPEKATFYPDFTLDSTLPADKLNLDGACKIDMVSMETMKKRIHVLETQVNTMKDEAGRRNLEGDEVAMKEAYQRDLENIKVSCERGFTAMEEVHQKLVGDLQRQHQREVATLLQERDCLLEEETAATVAAIEAIRNAHREELERSQSGGSSDITDLPSQYEVELRSLHRELEVLSGQYSQKCLECAQQNQALEAERQALLQCQRENQVLSIHKQELTQRLTEEMSCKHSLLSEEPATSLQGKDLYELEVILRVRDTELQCLKQETNSLKEELKAVHKDKAYAKDKLKALYAELSFSRSKVQCDIPKLREELQTATGSPRDEGRGGDGSNSAQAYDIVKLTSNPDFLKKERSTLTRQIRGVRSKSLKEGLSVQERMKLFEPMD
- the LOC124000900 gene encoding plectin-like isoform X5, translating into MVEKTPTGRSWRCQEEQQQRIGGGRRTLPSSRSSPSISTSSSLCSLSPSMSGSASLDQLSQTISRDDAQQFLLHSGPKSRAESGCSSLEKNIPATDSWQPSLSLSSVSPRDPLRRSQVMDQLEGDHVDNMDTSSSSDPTSSSSSFSNTTSQTRHSRMQISKKQEALESALKRSAPDVSRPTMPCYRRSKSLDRRAAEATATTATPDLNFKKGWMTRLTDKGQWKKHWFVLTDQTLRFYRDIVAEEAADLDGEINLSTCYDITDYPVQRNYGFQIHTAEGAFTLCAMTSGIRRNWVQAVMKNVRHNVALVVTSSLPQQKEPPALGPMETRSAEEDVDPDQRKNRSVRERRREGRYKTFDWADFSRHQHHQGVEKEAEPSGQSRPVVGWDNADGGSPSPVSSASSLVASNACSSSYSSQCLRDTVASQEAEVLQRGAGPTMLPQAPFTATPLEERSVAGTKTPTTLVHAQNKVFEKRTISEVDNSSTSSIPELPIGCGDDDVTGHTPSDVPSVALGDGFGNTPSPTPCDGTAGVRVEVVIEQQVASTLLREERWVPINNSDETKEETVQQSYEQQAEELEQTQRELSRLQQVNISLQQQLQQERERSRENRLLQNGLPTSFNQSSSAQSCAWQRLQKLNQDLRFELESQRRSQEEAREAELQRRAEFIALQARALSAGEAAALARSELQQERQSARKQREEGEHEHLQELECLRQRLQEVSSQMRAKEEAQAEKEVRLQKHLGLLQESQDRERRSLGANLAQAERRSQDLQEQLQKAEQQAETLWKGQGQPWAREGEVAEAQQQLQEELARTLAAIGRLQGEGEQLERRCQDLQNQLAEADGEVLQLQRRLQTEETDYYNLEHSYESVSEELQRALGQAQEREVAASDAMEDYKRLLDRKERELSEALVKMAALGSSLEETELKLSEVKEACTCCSSLPLFKVTDNRLNIKSSGLNSRETQIIHHSYNTDGGQTNSNSVPAISHSGPGSCSVDPAYQYIVTAGDDPDRFMSVIQVLETKLYVTEEKLRDITQRLEEPQGQWCSSAATDPHVLSQLTQSRAATQRLSLFLHNQAKQSRRFALETEGRTRVLGGQCQAALASVQACRERIQALLRRNPGEGSNPDLEAELGALEMQLVTAAACLRQGGIIADEQWHECHRAQREEEDLIDDKTLSEDKVEQMSTGTYAPMSCPEGEEAGMKTLGRALALEASTLEKMASAMQSQDTLFCQNEALLGGEEGDSAHMYADVLLKRMALGMDCREPLGGDTESEESAIGRVCTRAELAYISLTLHLQHRYQGEPIQEELHSDNPTREQLWRSSQSEEQCGGAGDNNLSSGKARGLADVSPPELAPYEEQVQLKSKGLTNILLERIQSVWSGDKTEKQHDWTERLAVQLRKRAKVLHQLCQEIPSSSGSKGESSAAKGRRWLDDPDSVATLDLTLYWPEVLVQSQVTYVACRLQLDHEQELQQCKGAFDSLVALCQEQEAMLSKDRRTFSLALSRLQEDSQALKEKLEQVEQGRATAESETRRKVGVLLADIESIEDHHEEQVQKLEEEFQGKMQELQKIHEEEMIRLHSHHAQSTCAATVAQQESRSSQTTPNTTPEKATFYPDFTLDSTLPADKLNLDGACKIDMVSMETMKKRIHVLETQVNTMKDEAGRRNLEGDEVAMKEAYQRDLENIKVSCERGFTAMEEVHQKLVGDLQRQHQREVATLLQERDCLLEEETAATVAAIEAIRNAHREELERSQSGGSSDITDLPSQYEVELRSLHRELEVLSGQYSQKCLECAQQNQALEAERQALLQCQRENQVLSIHKQELTQRLTEEMSCKHSLLSEEPATSLQGKDLYELEVILRVRDTELQCLKQETNSLKEELKAVHKLSSVLLPEINQVLFTKPGLIYSPDKAYAKDKLKALYAELSFSRSKVQCDIPKLREELQTATGSPRDEGRGGDGSNSAQAYDIVKLTSNPDFLKKERSTLTRQIRGVRSKSLKEGLSVQERMKLFEPMD